Proteins encoded together in one Sinorhizobium sp. B11 window:
- the ugpC gene encoding sn-glycerol-3-phosphate ABC transporter ATP-binding protein UgpC: MSGLNIQNVKKSFGAVDIIHGIDVDIADGEFVILVGPSGCGKSTLLRMIAGLEDISAGKISIDGRVVNNLQPKDRDIAMVFQNYALYPQMTVAQNMGFALELAGAKRPEIDRKVSEAAAILGLQPLLERKPAQLSGGQRQRVAMGRAIVRDPKVFLFDEPLSNLDAKLRVKMRAEIKALHQRLKTTIVYVTHDQIEAMTMADKIVVLQGGKVEQIGSPLELYDRPRNIFVAGFLGSPAMNFLEGTLETGGSPSLALSGGARVKLSQAPENSAGRPLTLGIRPEDISLGGEEGFEAIVKVIEPTGSETHVAVEVEGKELTWVLRERVNLAPEQRVRLSFATPKVHFFDRQTQNRLDA, from the coding sequence ATGTCCGGCTTGAACATCCAGAACGTCAAGAAATCCTTCGGCGCGGTCGACATCATCCATGGCATCGATGTCGATATCGCCGATGGCGAGTTCGTCATCCTCGTCGGCCCGTCCGGCTGTGGCAAGTCAACGCTCCTGCGCATGATTGCCGGTCTTGAGGATATCAGCGCCGGCAAGATCAGCATCGATGGGCGCGTCGTCAACAATCTGCAGCCAAAGGACCGTGACATCGCCATGGTCTTTCAGAACTACGCGCTCTATCCGCAGATGACGGTCGCCCAGAATATGGGCTTTGCGCTGGAGCTCGCCGGCGCCAAGCGTCCGGAGATCGACAGGAAAGTCTCCGAAGCTGCCGCCATCCTCGGCCTGCAGCCGTTGTTGGAGCGCAAGCCGGCACAGCTTTCCGGTGGCCAGCGCCAGCGTGTCGCCATGGGTCGCGCCATCGTTCGCGATCCGAAAGTCTTCCTCTTCGACGAGCCGTTGTCGAACCTCGACGCCAAGCTGCGCGTCAAGATGCGGGCCGAGATCAAAGCCCTGCACCAGCGCCTCAAGACAACGATCGTCTATGTCACGCATGACCAGATCGAAGCCATGACCATGGCCGACAAGATCGTCGTGCTGCAGGGCGGCAAGGTGGAGCAGATCGGCAGCCCGCTTGAACTCTACGACCGGCCGCGCAACATCTTCGTCGCCGGTTTCCTCGGCTCGCCGGCGATGAACTTCCTCGAAGGCACGCTCGAGACTGGCGGCAGCCCGAGCCTCGCTCTTTCCGGCGGCGCGCGCGTCAAACTCTCCCAGGCGCCTGAGAATTCCGCCGGCAGGCCACTGACACTCGGCATCCGCCCCGAAGATATTTCGCTCGGTGGCGAGGAAGGTTTCGAAGCGATCGTGAAGGTGATCGAGCCGACCGGGTCGGAAACCCATGTCGCCGTCGAGGTCGAGGGCAAGGAACTGACCTGGGTCCTGCGCGAACGGGTGAACCTGGCGCCTGAACAGCGGGTGAGACTGTCTTTTGCGACCCCGAAAGTGCATTTCTTCGACCGGCAGACGCAGAACCGGCTTGATGCCTAG
- the glpK gene encoding glycerol kinase GlpK, which yields MSGHILAIDQGTTSSRAIIFDPQMRIASSAQTEITQHFPQTGWVEHDASEIWDTVLSTARDALTKSGVAPGAIAAIGITNQRETTVVWEKDTGRPLHRAIVWQDRRTAEMCDRLKVDGYEKLFTAKTGLLLDPYFSGTKLRWLLDNVEGLRARAEAGEVCFGTIDSWLIYKLTGARAHVTDATNASRTLLYNIAENCWDDELLKILRIPRALLPEVKDSADDFGTVDPGIFGAAIPILGVAGDQQAATIGNACFEPGMVKSTYGTGCFALLNTGDDRVHSKNRLLTTIAYRLNGKSTYALEGSIFIAGAAVQWLRDGLGIIGNASETGALADRADPQQRVYVVPAFTGLGAPYWDPEARGAIFGLTRNSGPAELARAVLESVAYQTLDLLVAMRSDWGDHPIETVLRVDGGMSASEWTMQHLANILSSPVDRAATLETTALGAAWLAGSKAGVWPDRQEFARAWASDRSFEPDMADIDRQARIVGWRNAIARTLSTVA from the coding sequence ATGAGCGGCCATATCCTTGCCATCGATCAGGGCACGACATCGTCGCGGGCCATAATTTTCGACCCTCAGATGCGGATCGCATCCTCGGCGCAGACTGAGATCACCCAGCATTTCCCGCAGACCGGCTGGGTGGAGCATGATGCGAGTGAGATCTGGGACACGGTACTGTCGACCGCGCGCGACGCTCTCACAAAGAGCGGTGTGGCGCCGGGCGCAATCGCTGCCATCGGCATCACCAATCAGCGGGAAACGACCGTCGTCTGGGAAAAAGACACCGGCCGGCCGCTGCACAGGGCGATCGTCTGGCAGGACAGGCGCACGGCGGAAATGTGCGACCGGCTGAAGGTGGATGGCTACGAAAAGCTTTTCACTGCCAAGACCGGCCTGCTTCTCGATCCCTATTTCTCCGGAACGAAACTGCGCTGGCTGCTTGACAATGTCGAGGGACTGCGTGCCCGAGCCGAGGCCGGCGAGGTCTGTTTCGGCACGATCGACAGCTGGCTCATCTACAAGCTGACCGGGGCGCGGGCGCATGTCACCGATGCGACCAACGCCTCGCGAACCCTGCTCTACAACATCGCCGAGAACTGCTGGGATGACGAGCTTCTCAAGATCCTGCGCATCCCGCGGGCGCTGCTGCCCGAGGTCAAGGACAGCGCCGACGATTTCGGCACGGTCGATCCCGGCATTTTCGGCGCCGCGATCCCGATCCTCGGTGTCGCCGGCGACCAGCAGGCGGCGACAATCGGCAATGCCTGTTTCGAACCGGGCATGGTGAAATCGACCTACGGCACTGGTTGTTTTGCACTTCTGAATACGGGTGACGACCGCGTGCATTCGAAGAACCGGCTGCTCACCACCATCGCCTACCGTCTGAACGGCAAGAGCACTTATGCGCTGGAAGGGTCGATCTTCATTGCCGGTGCTGCCGTGCAGTGGCTGCGTGATGGTCTCGGCATTATCGGGAATGCATCGGAAACCGGCGCGCTGGCCGACAGAGCCGATCCGCAGCAAAGGGTCTATGTCGTGCCCGCTTTCACCGGGCTCGGCGCCCCTTATTGGGATCCGGAGGCCCGCGGCGCGATTTTCGGCCTGACACGCAACAGCGGCCCGGCGGAACTGGCGCGCGCCGTCCTGGAATCGGTTGCCTACCAGACGCTCGACCTGCTTGTGGCGATGCGAAGCGACTGGGGCGACCACCCGATTGAGACGGTACTGCGCGTCGATGGCGGCATGTCGGCATCGGAATGGACCATGCAGCATCTCGCCAATATTCTCTCAAGTCCCGTCGATCGGGCAGCGACGTTGGAGACGACGGCGCTCGGCGCAGCCTGGCTTGCTGGATCGAAGGCCGGTGTCTGGCCGGATCGGCAGGAATTTGCGCGCGCCTGGGCGAGCGATCGCAGCTTTGAGCCTGATATGGCTGACATAGACAGGCAGGCGAGAATTGTCGGCTGGCGAAACGCGATTGCGCGAACACTCAGTACGGTGGCCTGA
- a CDS encoding ABC transporter substrate-binding protein has protein sequence MRRHLLVTTAGILLAMAGSAYAGMDEAKTFLDKEVGDLSTLTRADQEKEMQWFVDAGKPFAGMDIKVVSETLTTHEYESKVLAPAFTAITGIKVTHDLIGEGDVVEKLQTQMQSGENIYDAYVNDSDLIGTHWRYQQARSLTDWMANEGKDVTNPGLDLDDFIGTKFTTAPDKKLYQLPDQQFANLYWFRYDWFNDEKNKADFKAKYGYDLGVPVNWSAYEDIAEFFTGRDVNGKKVFGHMDYGKKDPSLGWRFTDAWLSMAGNGDKGLPNGLPVDEWGIKVDENSRPVGSCVARGGDTNGPASVYSIQKYLDWIKGYAPPEAGGMTFSESGPVPAQGAVAQQIFWYTAFTADMVKPGLPVMNEDGTPKWRMAPSPHGVYWKDGMKLGYQDVGSWTLMKSTPDDRAKAAWLYAQFVTSKTVDVKKSHVGLTFIRESTIRDKSFTERAPKLGGLIEFYRSPARVQWSPTGTNVPDYPKLAQLWWQAIGDAASGAKTAQEAMDSLCAEQEKVLQRLERAKVQGDIGPKLAEEHDLAYWNADAVKKGNLAPQLKIENEKEKPITVNYDELVKSWADAKK, from the coding sequence ATGCGACGGCATCTACTAGTGACGACAGCAGGCATTTTGCTGGCCATGGCGGGCTCCGCCTATGCCGGCATGGATGAGGCGAAAACCTTCCTCGACAAGGAGGTCGGCGATCTCTCGACGCTTACGCGCGCGGACCAGGAAAAGGAAATGCAATGGTTCGTCGATGCGGGCAAGCCTTTCGCCGGCATGGACATCAAGGTCGTGTCCGAAACGCTGACAACGCATGAATACGAATCCAAGGTGCTGGCGCCCGCCTTCACCGCGATTACCGGTATCAAGGTCACCCATGACCTGATCGGTGAAGGCGACGTGGTCGAAAAGCTGCAGACACAGATGCAGTCGGGCGAAAACATCTACGACGCCTATGTCAACGACTCCGACCTGATCGGTACCCATTGGCGCTACCAGCAGGCCCGTTCGCTGACAGACTGGATGGCCAATGAAGGCAAGGATGTCACCAATCCCGGCCTCGATCTCGACGACTTCATCGGCACCAAGTTCACGACCGCGCCGGACAAGAAGCTCTACCAGCTTCCCGACCAGCAGTTCGCAAACCTCTACTGGTTCCGCTACGACTGGTTCAACGACGAGAAGAACAAGGCCGATTTCAAGGCGAAATACGGCTACGACCTCGGCGTGCCCGTCAACTGGTCGGCCTATGAGGACATTGCCGAATTCTTCACCGGCCGCGATGTGAACGGCAAGAAGGTCTTCGGCCATATGGACTACGGCAAGAAGGACCCGTCGCTCGGCTGGCGCTTCACCGATGCCTGGCTGTCCATGGCCGGCAACGGCGACAAGGGCCTGCCGAACGGTCTTCCGGTCGACGAATGGGGCATCAAGGTCGACGAGAATTCGCGTCCGGTCGGCTCCTGCGTCGCACGCGGTGGTGACACAAACGGCCCGGCTTCCGTCTATTCGATCCAGAAATATCTCGACTGGATCAAGGGCTATGCTCCGCCGGAAGCAGGTGGCATGACCTTCTCCGAATCCGGCCCGGTTCCGGCGCAGGGTGCGGTTGCCCAGCAGATCTTCTGGTACACGGCCTTTACCGCTGACATGGTCAAGCCCGGCCTGCCGGTCATGAACGAAGACGGTACCCCGAAGTGGCGCATGGCCCCCAGCCCGCATGGCGTCTACTGGAAGGACGGCATGAAGCTCGGCTATCAGGACGTCGGTTCCTGGACGCTGATGAAGTCGACGCCTGACGACCGCGCCAAGGCCGCATGGCTCTATGCGCAGTTCGTCACCTCGAAGACTGTGGACGTGAAGAAGAGCCATGTCGGCCTCACCTTCATCCGCGAATCGACCATCCGCGACAAGAGCTTCACGGAGCGCGCTCCCAAGCTCGGCGGCCTGATCGAGTTCTACCGCTCGCCGGCCCGCGTCCAGTGGTCGCCGACCGGCACCAACGTTCCTGACTATCCGAAGCTCGCGCAGCTGTGGTGGCAGGCAATCGGTGATGCCGCTTCCGGTGCAAAGACCGCGCAGGAGGCCATGGACTCGCTGTGCGCCGAACAGGAAAAGGTGCTGCAGCGCCTCGAACGCGCCAAGGTGCAGGGCGATATCGGCCCGAAGCTCGCCGAGGAGCATGATCTCGCTTACTGGAACGCAGATGCGGTGAAGAAGGGCAACCTCGCTCCGCAGCTGAAGATCGAGAACGAGAAAGAAAAGCCCATCACCGTCAACTACGACGAGCTCGTCAAGAGCTGGGCCGACGCCAAGAAATAA
- a CDS encoding DUF2160 family membrane protein, producing the protein MTLSWMAWTLPTALFFLTILTLLIAMSVWEYFSPGGSPRVGLLRFETTRGDRLFISLLGAAFIHLAWLGLVGPSLWWALGISVIYAIGVFRYV; encoded by the coding sequence ATGACCCTTTCGTGGATGGCCTGGACGCTGCCGACGGCGCTCTTCTTTCTCACGATCCTGACCCTGCTCATCGCCATGAGCGTCTGGGAATATTTTTCGCCGGGCGGCTCGCCGCGCGTTGGCTTGCTTCGGTTCGAGACGACGCGCGGCGACCGGCTCTTCATCTCGCTGCTCGGCGCAGCATTCATTCATCTCGCATGGCTGGGTCTTGTCGGACCCAGCCTGTGGTGGGCTCTTGGCATCTCCGTGATCTACGCCATCGGCGTGTTCCGTTACGTGTGA
- a CDS encoding carbohydrate ABC transporter permease, with the protein MVSKMKYKPAGNLSWVVTTIYILFLLLPIYWLVNMSFKENAEITGTFSLWPQNPTIRNYAVIFTDPSWYNGYINSIIYVAMNTVISVLAALPAAYAFSRYRFLGDKHLFFWLLTNRMAPPAVFALPFFQLYSAFGLIDTHIAVALAHCLFNVPLAVWILEGFMSGVPKEIDETAYIDGYSFPRFFVKIFMPLIASGVGVAAFFCFMFSWVELLLARTLTTTAAKPISAIMTRTVSAAGMDWGVLAAAGVLTIIPGALVIYFVRNYIAKGFALGRV; encoded by the coding sequence ATGGTTTCAAAAATGAAATATAAGCCCGCCGGAAACCTCTCCTGGGTGGTCACGACGATCTATATCCTCTTCCTGCTGCTGCCGATCTACTGGCTGGTCAACATGAGCTTCAAGGAGAATGCCGAGATCACCGGCACCTTCTCGCTCTGGCCGCAGAACCCGACAATCAGGAATTACGCGGTCATCTTCACCGATCCGTCCTGGTATAACGGCTATATCAACTCGATCATCTACGTGGCGATGAACACGGTCATCTCCGTGCTCGCCGCACTTCCCGCGGCTTACGCCTTCTCGCGCTATCGCTTTTTAGGCGACAAGCACCTGTTCTTCTGGCTCTTGACCAACCGCATGGCGCCGCCGGCCGTCTTCGCGCTGCCATTCTTCCAGCTCTATTCCGCCTTTGGCCTGATCGACACGCATATCGCAGTGGCGCTTGCCCATTGCCTCTTCAACGTGCCGCTGGCGGTCTGGATCCTCGAAGGGTTCATGTCCGGCGTGCCGAAGGAGATCGACGAGACCGCCTATATTGACGGCTATTCCTTCCCGCGCTTCTTCGTGAAGATCTTCATGCCGCTGATTGCAAGCGGCGTCGGTGTCGCCGCCTTCTTCTGCTTCATGTTCTCATGGGTCGAACTCCTGCTTGCGCGCACGCTGACGACGACGGCTGCGAAGCCGATCTCTGCGATCATGACGCGCACGGTCTCGGCGGCCGGCATGGACTGGGGGGTGCTCGCGGCGGCCGGCGTGCTGACCATCATTCCCGGTGCGCTCGTCATCTATTTCGTTCGCAACTACATCGCCAAGGGCTTTGCCCTGGGCCGCGTCTGA
- a CDS encoding sugar ABC transporter permease: MEKTWNNKAWFLVLPVLVLVAFSAAIPLMTVVNYSVQDTFGNNEFFWAGTDWFVQTLESDRFWAALQRNLLFSIIILALEIPLGIFIALNMPKKGIGVPVCLVLMALPLLIPWNVVGTIWQVFGRVDIGLLGHTLEAIGLDYNYVRDPLDAWITIIVMDVWHWTSLVVLLCYAGLVSIPDAYYQAAKIDGASRWSVFRYIQLPKMKRVLLIAVLLRFMDSFMIYTEPFVVTGGGPGNSTTFLSIDLVKMAVGQFDLGPAAAMSIVYFLIILLLSWIFYTVMTSSDANA, encoded by the coding sequence ATGGAAAAGACCTGGAACAACAAGGCCTGGTTTCTGGTTCTGCCTGTCCTGGTGCTCGTCGCCTTCTCGGCGGCCATCCCGCTGATGACGGTCGTCAACTATTCGGTGCAGGATACGTTCGGCAATAACGAGTTCTTCTGGGCCGGCACGGACTGGTTCGTGCAGACACTGGAGTCGGATCGCTTCTGGGCAGCCCTGCAGCGCAACCTGCTCTTCTCGATCATCATCCTGGCGCTCGAAATTCCGCTCGGCATCTTCATCGCGCTCAACATGCCGAAGAAGGGCATCGGCGTGCCGGTCTGCCTCGTTCTGATGGCGCTGCCGCTGCTGATCCCGTGGAACGTCGTCGGCACGATCTGGCAGGTCTTCGGCCGCGTCGATATCGGCCTGCTCGGCCATACGCTGGAAGCGATCGGCCTCGACTACAACTATGTGCGCGATCCGCTCGATGCCTGGATCACCATCATCGTCATGGATGTCTGGCACTGGACGAGCCTCGTCGTGCTGCTCTGCTATGCCGGCCTCGTGTCTATCCCCGACGCCTATTACCAGGCTGCCAAGATCGACGGCGCCTCGCGCTGGTCCGTCTTCCGCTACATCCAGCTGCCGAAGATGAAGCGGGTGCTTCTGATCGCCGTGCTGCTGCGCTTCATGGACAGCTTCATGATCTACACCGAGCCTTTCGTCGTTACCGGTGGCGGGCCGGGCAATTCGACCACCTTCCTGTCGATCGACCTCGTCAAGATGGCCGTTGGCCAATTCGATCTCGGGCCTGCGGCGGCAATGTCGATCGTCTACTTCCTGATCATCCTGCTGCTGTCGTGGATCTTCTACACGGTCATGACCAGCAGCGACGCCAACGCTTGA